Proteins encoded within one genomic window of Oncorhynchus masou masou isolate Uvic2021 chromosome 1, UVic_Omas_1.1, whole genome shotgun sequence:
- the LOC135537043 gene encoding complexin-4-like, with translation MATEGMSREEAEEYQKQLVEEKMERDSEFLVKKAERATLRTCLRDKYRLPKSEQDANLMESAGDDIDVPEELLKMVDEDATEEEEKDSILGQIQNLQNMDMDQIKEKASATMVEMKSKAEEKCCVM, from the exons ATGGCCACCGAGGGGATGTCTAGAGAAGAAGCAGAGGAGTACCAGAAACAGCTGGTGGAGGAAAA gatggagagagattcaGAGTTCTTGGTAAAGAAGGCTGAGAGGGCTACATTGAGAACGTGCTTAAGAGACAAATACAGACTACCAAAG AGTGAACAGGATGCAAACCTGATGGAGTCGGCAGGAGACGACATTGACGTGCCAGAAGAACTACTCAAAATGGTGGACGAGGACGccacagaggaggaagagaaggattcTATCCTGGGCCAGATACAGAACCTACAGAACATGGACATGGACCAGATCAAGGAGAAAGCGTCGGCAACTATGGTTGAGATGAAATCTAAAGCAGAGGAGAAGTGCTGTGTCATGTGA